One Eriocheir sinensis breed Jianghai 21 chromosome 61, ASM2467909v1, whole genome shotgun sequence genomic window, AAAAAAGATTGCAGTAGTTATAGATATCAATTATtaccatcagtagtagtagtagtagtaaacaaagtagtagtagtagtagtagtagtagtagtagtaggaacagtCATAGAAACATTGGTGAAAAAAGATTGCAGTAGTTATAGATATCAATTATtaccatcagtagtagtagtagtaaacaaagtagtagtagtagtagtagtagtagtagtagtaggaacagtCATAGAAACATTGGTGAAAAAAGATTGCAGTAGTTATAGATATCAATTATtaccatcagtagtagtagtagtagtaaacaaagtagtagtagtagtagtagtagtagtagtagtaggaacagtCATAGAAACATTGGTGAAAAAAGATTGCAGTAGTTATAGATATCAATTATtaccatcagtagtagtagtagtaaacaaagtagtagtagtagtagtagtagtagtagtaggaacagtCATAGAAACATTGGTGAAAAAAGATTGCAGTAGTTATAGATATCAATTATtaccatcagtagtagtagtagtagtagtaaacaaagtagtcgtagtcgtagcagtagtagtagtagttgtcgtcaTCCGTACATACAAGCATCTCATATAAAATTGACCCTGAGTCACAAATCACCGAGCAACAAAAACAGTGTGAATCGACCGACCAGCTTTGGGGGGGCATGGCATGGCGTatgcggcagcggcggcggaggtCAACAGAGGTCAGGTCGGGTCGGGTCGGCCCGCCTGCCGCCtcccacagcagcagcagcgcgaTCACAGGTTGGGTGCGGGTTGGGGGTCACGATgtcgaaggagggagagagagaggctaaatttgtgtgagaatgaggacagaaggaagaaatagagaaaggcaggaaaaaaaaagacaagcaaagaaataaaggaggacaagaaaaaagagaaaaggagggatggaggaacagGTGAGAAGGATGGTAAAGAAAAATGGTGCATgatgaaatatgaaaaatacagacaggcaGGAAAAAGAGACAAGGAGGGACGGAAGACAGCGAGAgagcaaatgaagaaaaagtattgTGAGGGAATATGCAttagaaaagaaggggaggaatgcaGTATCGAGAAAacaagagtaaaggaaaaaaagtgaatgagtATGAGAGACTgacaaatggaagaggagagggagggtaaagaaATTAGGTAGAATGAAGGAAtgcaagtgaggaaaggagaggaggaatgtaaGAAATATTAAGAAAcacagaagtaaagaaaatagaatgagacaataaagaatggaggaggaggaggaggaaacggagaataaagaaaagatatgTCTGAGGGAATgcaagtaaggaaaggagaggaggaatgtaaGAAGTATCAAAGCAAAACAGAAGCAGCGGAAAGAGAATAAGATAGACCGAGGTGATAGAATGACCCCCAAACCAAGCCAGAGCAGGACAGAGGACGGCAGGTCAGGCAGGTCGGCGGAGGAGTACGTCAGGTCAGAATCAGGGCAGGGATGAGGTGCGGCGAGGTGGGGCATGCTGGCTAACCCCTacaccccctttcccttccatccctctcccgtTCTGTCCatctcctaccccctccctcctgGCCCCGGCCCTCCCCGTCCTGCAAATGGCTTGGTCTACTCGAATATAAGCGAGGCTGCGGCGTAGGACACAGAGGAGTCGGAGGAGGTGTAGCAGCGTGAGGACTGTGCGTACTGCAGGAACTTTAGCATCATGCGGTGTCCGTTGGTGGTCTTCTGTAGGGTAGCCACGGCCTGCGGAGGAGAGGAACGTGGGGTGAGAATATGGGGTGAcgggaagagggatggaaaaggaggaggaggtgagaatatGGGGTGAGTGAAGAcgagtgggagagaaaaagaaggaggaggtgagttaaggtaaaaagttaaagaaaaaatgttaaaaaatagtaaaaaaagaaagttaaggtaaaaaaaaaaagtagagtaaataaaaataacgaaaaaaccaccaccaccatcaccaccaccacccctagcAACACCCACATTGAGCAACACTCCGATGGGATGGCGGCCGCAGATGGTGTTGCCGTACTTCTTCAGGTACTCGGTGAAGGCACTGGGGTTTAAGGTCTCGATGAGGCTCATGCCCTGCTTGTCCAGCTTCTGTATGGACTGCCAGATCTCCCCAACAGAGCGGTCGTAGTAAGTGTACCGGAAGCGCTGGCCCCAGTGGCAGAAGTCGGAGGATATCACAAACAGGCTCTGGAGGGGGGTGACAgaaattaacccagtagctgcggggatcatgtttcttaaaggcccctccaagcgaattaatgagaaacaatcatcactcacgcaaaccatttcataatatatataatgagaaacaatcatcactcacgcaaaccatttcataatatatataatgagaaacaatcatcactcacgcaaaccatttcataatatatataatgagaaacaatcatcactcacgcaaaccatttcataatatatataatgagaaacaatcatcactcacgcaaaccatttcataatatatataatgagaaacaatcatcactcacacaaaccatttcataatatatataatgagaaacaatcatcactcacacaaaccatttcataatatatataatgagaaacaatcatcactcacacaaaccatttcataatatatataatgagaaacaatcatcactcacgcaaaccatttcataatatatataatgagaaacaatcatcactcacacaaaccatttcataatatatataatgagaaacaatcatcactcacgcaaaccatttcataatatatataatgagaaacaatcatcactcacacaaaccatttcataatatatataatgagaaacaatcatcactcacgcaaaccatttcataatatatataatgagaaacAATCATCACTCacccaaaccatttcataatatatataatgagaaacaatcatcactcacacaaaccatttcataatatatataatgagaaacaatcatcactcatgcaaaccatttcataatatatataatgagaaacaatcatcactcacacaaacaatttcataatatatataatgagaaacaatcatcactcacgcaaaccatttcataatatatataatgagaaacaatcatcactcacgcaaaccatttcataatatatataatgagaaacaatcatcactcacgcaaaccatttcataatatatataatgagaaacaatcatcactcacgcaaaccatttcataatatatatcaaagcatttcattcattcatccattcatttcatcgacgcctgctcctagaaGCTCCCACTAGGAGATGGCCACGGTAGAAGAGTTTccacctttctctatccagatactccctccttgcctgctcaaagtttctcaaagatctttcccccctctccctaacgtactcttgcaccctatccctccatttcactggatgtcgtcctctagcattccctccctctatctcactcacatacatttatgatcaaagcatttatgatcagtttatgcatcatctattttggagggtttatatcatggcaaaaatgtggcccgtcgctggtacacggtaaagccacaaatttgtcccatcgctgctactgggttaatatgaGTGAGTGGATATATGACTAGGAGGACTGAACCGATATATGAAAAATTAATTGCTATACATCCTGTTAATCATCTCAGCAACAATGTTCATGGCCACTCTATATACAGGAGCGggactttttttcttcccccttagCTGATACCATTAATGAAACAAAAATATGGAGGGGTCATACAACGTGAGTTTTGCATAATTTGAATTGATGTTTGAGGCTACAATATTAGGTTCGTGTGGACTTAACTTATGATGCGTATCTTTGAGTTATGATGGGGGTCTTGTGTTGAATGTAACCTAATTATAAAAGAAGAAACACCTGTAAATTTGCTATGGAAAATATGCTAATTCAAATTCGTGCAATGCATATccagaaaaataaaacaacatcGTGTATGAATAATTGAGCGGCTGCATAAAAAACGTAATAAATATAAGTATGACAACACCATGAAACGAGTCAATAAATCAAGCAGCTAAAAGAATATGACTAAGAGCGTTAACGAGGCGGGAAGGTGCTCACCTGGGGGTCGGCAAGGTAGGGCGCGAGGAGGCGGCCGTACAGCACCTCTCTCTCCGGCGTAAGGGACCCCACCAGGACCGGGACAATGGTGAAGTGATCCCGAAAGCTGCCGGAAGGTAACGaggggtaaaaaataaaataaataaataaaaaaaataaaaataaaaatgtaagtaaaaaaaatgtaaggtaaggtgcTGGAGATGCAAGAGAGAACACACagtacaaatacacacataaacatacactGATCATTGCAAATATGACcccaagaaaagaagatggactgtaacaaagaagaagaggctgGAGACACAAGCGAGGAGGAAGATCATCGCAAATTCAACCCCAAGAAAAGTAGATGGACTGTaacaaagaagaattaaaagctGAAGACACAAGCGCAGAGGGGGATCATTGCAAATCcgaccccccaaaaaaggagatggactatatatgaagaagataaagaggaggatcatCACAAATTCGACCccaagaaaagaagatgatggagCGTAAACGAAGAAGCTGGAAAACAAGGGAGCACCACCGAGCACAGAGGACAAAGTTAAGCCCACCCCAAGCCATCATACTCACTCCTCCATGACCTTGGCGACGTAAGGGAGGTGCATTTCAATACTGTGCTCGTCCTCATCTGCTGACACACTCATCGTCTCAAAATGGCCCGTCTGGTACAGCTCATTGTAGACTGAAACACATAGGGAGTGAAGAATAACCTGGATGCTATTTTAAGGTACATTTTTAGCTTGTTCTAGAGGGAAACATGTGTACTAATGTAAAATGTGTCTATTGTTAGagtggaatgtgtgtgtaatgcaAAGAAATGTGCCTGTTATAGTCAATGAGGTTCCTTGTAAAGTGAAACAGATATGTAATGCAAAGAAATATGTAGGTATGGTTTACAGAGATTTAGTACTGTATAACTTTAGActaaaaaacatacaaaaaaaacacacatgtACATTTAAATAACTCTAATATAtactgataaaaaataaaacctcatgtatatatataactatGACTTTTATGGAAGTTAATAAGTATGCATGTGTATAAATCAAAATTGTTAGTCATTTCTTCTGTCTCCTTTGTATGAACTGAACCTGTACATCACAAGCTACACTCAATCCTGGAAAAATACAAATTGCGagaacagataaacaaacaaacaaaccaagaaaacaaacacacagcgAGCAAATGATAAATGAAACACCGTACCAAACAAAACTATGGGTGCTGAAAAGTATACACACATTTAAGGTATTAGCATATCATAAAATCAGGGAAAATAATGAATAGTAAAAACCTGAATCagtcacatgaaaaaaaaaagcagtacgAACAAAtaagtaagaacacacacacacacacacacacacacactcaccttgctGGTCGACGGTGAGATCGTAGAGCGGTGTTCGGTACTTGGTAAGGGAAGAGAGCGCACAGCCAGACAGTCGAACGTGGTGGGAAGGACCGAGAATGAACACCCGCTTCCTGTGGACGTAACATAACAGCGATGGTAacactagtggtggtggtgatggcagtggtattGTTGTACACTTAACCCcgtgactgtggatttcctaccagaagacatcaccaagctacaggagtggaacaaaaagtggctgctacaattcaatgaagaaaaatgtaaagtcctgcagcttgggaggggatatccagcacaccaataccacatgggaaacactccactatccaccacagaggcagagaaagacctgggagtgtatgttaccaagctaccagtgaagggatatccagcacagcaATAtgacatgggaaacactccactatccaccacagaggcagagaaagacctgggagtgtatgttactaagataccagtgaagggatatccagcacaccaataccacatgggaaacactccactatccaccacagaggcagagaaagacctgggagtgtatgttactaagataccagtgaagggatatccagcacaccaataccacatgggaaacactccactatccaccacagaggcagagaaagacctgggagtgtatgttaccaggctaccagtgaagggatatccagc contains:
- the LOC126986260 gene encoding protein MEMO1-like, which produces MSARRATHAGSWYTDSATDLARQLENWLGQADLSHGPARAIIAPHAGYQYSGAVGAYAYRQVSPVVVKRVFILGPSHHVRLSGCALSSLTKYRTPLYDLTVDQQVYNELYQTGHFETMSVSADEDEHSIEMHLPYVAKVMEDFRDHFTIVPVLVGSLTPEREVLYGRLLAPYLADPQSLFVISSDFCHWGQRFRYTYYDRSVGEIWQSIQKLDKQGMSLIETLNPSAFTEYLKKYGNTICGRHPIGVLLNAVATLQKTTNGHRMMLKFLQYAQSSRCYTSSDSSVSYAAASLIFE